A genomic region of Colletes latitarsis isolate SP2378_abdomen chromosome 7, iyColLati1, whole genome shotgun sequence contains the following coding sequences:
- the LOC143343961 gene encoding uncharacterized protein LOC143343961 isoform X1 has product MRDSRSQNQAEFRGESEVLDDDSIFHFKHDSQTNKGRVRLRRWLIGLLIFLLMYLIIANTYTSDQYREMWFGNMVNDTLSENYVELKPFFTPVANSGFLVWNRGCRIPAMDPFDPAIKQFIQKEEPIVCKNGDYLPLVDSNDTAVFVNPEAIHHFYNNSKEINCCWRPFWRLKNNDNVVAFSNNCYNFENSATIKTEFVKIECSRDNEVIYKDYHAFLPRFRSVEQKYEKTRTAGSKSDHLSLLIVGLDSVSRLNFHRMMPRTVQALQDLEAVEMLGYTKVADNTYPNLVPVLSGLTDDELHDLCWQTKDKTFDECPFIWKNYSAAGYRTVFGEDACAMTTFNYLKPGFREPPTDYYLRPFCIASEKDIGNTHKLNANLCVGNRKTFDNLLDYTRKTASQFADDPYFALFWQSSLTHDFFNYPQLGDESYYNFIAHLSSQQLLNHTALVVMSDHGMRWGSFRETYQGRMEDSLPFVFMVLPAWWRDKYQVAWANLRKNTRSLTTAFDLHETLLDLLESKHLEEGNVKSRLKLLSNDKTLPRGISWFLPIPDYRTCAMAGIASHWCMCHNSHDVPLNDEHLRDKAVFLVAELNGMLKKFVQCAILKLKEIRAAKAWQNKSDNSDLVDYTITIQTEPGNAIFEGTVRYREKDKIKKLVGSVSRLNAYGKQSACVDEFNMRLYCYCL; this is encoded by the exons ATGCGTGACAGTCGTTCGCAAAACCAG GCAGAGTTTCGTGGCGAGAGCGAAGTACTGGACGATGACAGTATTTTCCATTTCAAACATGACAGCCAGACAAACAAGGGTCGTGTTCGACTACGAAGATGGTTAATAGGCCTTCTAATCTTCCTGTTGATGTACCTGATCATCGCGAACACGTATACCTCGGATCAATACCGGGAAATGTGGTTTGGAAATATGGTCAACGACACTCTGTCGG aAAATTACGTGGAACTAAAGCCTTTCTTCACGCCCGTAGCCAATTCTGGCTTCTTAGTATGGAACAGGGGTTGTCGAATTCCGGCGATGGACCCTTTTGATCCAGCAATCAAGCAGTTCATTCAAAAGGAGGAGCCCATCGTTTGCAAGAACGGAGATTATCTACCGCTGGTCGATTCGAACGACACGGCAGTGTTCGTAAATCCAGAGGCGATACACCATTTTTACAACAATTCGAAGGAAATCAACTGCTGTTGGCGTCCTTTCTGGCGATTAAAAAACAACGATAATGTTGTTGC GTTCAGCAACAATTGCTACAACTTCGAGAACTCTGCTACCATCAAGACCGAGTTCGTGAAAATCGAATGTTCGCGCGACAACGAAGTAATATACAAGGACTATCACGCGTTCCTGCCTCGTTTCCGCTCGGTGGaacagaaatatgagaaaacgAGGACTGCCGGCTCCAAGTCCGATCACCTCAGTTTGCTGATAGTCGGCCTCGACTCGGTTTCAAGACTAAACTTTCATAGAATGATGCCGAGAACGGTTCAAGCGTTGCAGGATCTCGAAGCAGTGGAGATGCTGGGCTACACGAAAGTGGCCGACAACACGTATCCAAATTTGGTGCCCGTTTTGAGCGGTTTGACCGATGACGAGCTGCACGACTTGTGTTGGCAAACCAAGGACAAAACGTTCGACGAATGTCCGTTCATCTGGAAGAACTACAGCGCGGCTGGTTACCGTACGGTTTTCGGTGAGGACGCGTGCGCCATGACGACATTCAATTATTTGAAACCTGGCTTTCGCGAACCGCCGACGGACTATTATTTGAGACCGTTTTGCATCGCCTCGGAGAAAGATATCGGCAACACGCACAAGCTGAACGCGAACCTCTGCGTGGGAAATAGAAAAACGTTTGACAATTTGTTGGACTACACGCGAAAGACGGCCTCGCAATTCGCCGATGACCCATACTTCGCTTTGTTCTGGCAATCCAGTTTGACCCACGATTTCTTCAACTATCCGCAGTTAGGCGACGAGTCCTACTACAACTTCATCGCTCACTTGTCCAGCCAACAGCTACTGAACCACACGGCGCTGGTGGTGATGAGCGATCACGGTATGAGATGGGGCAGCTTCCGCGAAACGTACCAAGGCAGGATGGAGGATAGTCTTCCGTTTGTGTTCATGGTGTTGCCAGCCTGGTGGAGGGACAAGTACCAAGTGGCCTGGGCCAACCTACGAAAAAATACACGCAGCTTAACGACGGCTTTCGACTTACACGAGACCCTGTTGGACCTGTTGGAGTCGAAACATCTGGAAGAAGGAAATGTAAAAAGTCGATTGAAGCTGTTGTCGAACGACAAAACCTTACCTCGCGGGATCAGCTGGTTCCTGCCGATTCCTGACTATCGGACATGCGCAATGGCGGGCATAGCCAGTCACTGGTGCATGTGTCACAATAGCCACGACGTTCCTTTGAATGACGAGCATCTACGGGACAAAGCTGTTTTTCTTGTCGCTGAACTGAATGGAATGTTGAAGAAGTTCGTGCAATGTGCGATTCTGAAACTGAAGGAGATTAGAGCCGCGAAAGCGTGGCAGAACAAAAGCGACAATTCCGATCTCGTGGACTATACGATTACCATTCAAACGGAACCCGGCAACGCGATATTCGAAGGTACGGTACGGTACAGGGAAAAAGATAAGATTAAAAAATTGGTGGGGTCAGTTAGTAGATTAAATGCGTACGGGAAACAAAGCGCTTGCGTTGACGAGTTCAACATGAGGTTATATTGCTACTGCCTGTAA
- the LOC143343961 gene encoding uncharacterized protein LOC143343961 isoform X2, giving the protein MVTAEFRGESEVLDDDSIFHFKHDSQTNKGRVRLRRWLIGLLIFLLMYLIIANTYTSDQYREMWFGNMVNDTLSENYVELKPFFTPVANSGFLVWNRGCRIPAMDPFDPAIKQFIQKEEPIVCKNGDYLPLVDSNDTAVFVNPEAIHHFYNNSKEINCCWRPFWRLKNNDNVVAFSNNCYNFENSATIKTEFVKIECSRDNEVIYKDYHAFLPRFRSVEQKYEKTRTAGSKSDHLSLLIVGLDSVSRLNFHRMMPRTVQALQDLEAVEMLGYTKVADNTYPNLVPVLSGLTDDELHDLCWQTKDKTFDECPFIWKNYSAAGYRTVFGEDACAMTTFNYLKPGFREPPTDYYLRPFCIASEKDIGNTHKLNANLCVGNRKTFDNLLDYTRKTASQFADDPYFALFWQSSLTHDFFNYPQLGDESYYNFIAHLSSQQLLNHTALVVMSDHGMRWGSFRETYQGRMEDSLPFVFMVLPAWWRDKYQVAWANLRKNTRSLTTAFDLHETLLDLLESKHLEEGNVKSRLKLLSNDKTLPRGISWFLPIPDYRTCAMAGIASHWCMCHNSHDVPLNDEHLRDKAVFLVAELNGMLKKFVQCAILKLKEIRAAKAWQNKSDNSDLVDYTITIQTEPGNAIFEGTVRYREKDKIKKLVGSVSRLNAYGKQSACVDEFNMRLYCYCL; this is encoded by the exons ATGGTTACC GCAGAGTTTCGTGGCGAGAGCGAAGTACTGGACGATGACAGTATTTTCCATTTCAAACATGACAGCCAGACAAACAAGGGTCGTGTTCGACTACGAAGATGGTTAATAGGCCTTCTAATCTTCCTGTTGATGTACCTGATCATCGCGAACACGTATACCTCGGATCAATACCGGGAAATGTGGTTTGGAAATATGGTCAACGACACTCTGTCGG aAAATTACGTGGAACTAAAGCCTTTCTTCACGCCCGTAGCCAATTCTGGCTTCTTAGTATGGAACAGGGGTTGTCGAATTCCGGCGATGGACCCTTTTGATCCAGCAATCAAGCAGTTCATTCAAAAGGAGGAGCCCATCGTTTGCAAGAACGGAGATTATCTACCGCTGGTCGATTCGAACGACACGGCAGTGTTCGTAAATCCAGAGGCGATACACCATTTTTACAACAATTCGAAGGAAATCAACTGCTGTTGGCGTCCTTTCTGGCGATTAAAAAACAACGATAATGTTGTTGC GTTCAGCAACAATTGCTACAACTTCGAGAACTCTGCTACCATCAAGACCGAGTTCGTGAAAATCGAATGTTCGCGCGACAACGAAGTAATATACAAGGACTATCACGCGTTCCTGCCTCGTTTCCGCTCGGTGGaacagaaatatgagaaaacgAGGACTGCCGGCTCCAAGTCCGATCACCTCAGTTTGCTGATAGTCGGCCTCGACTCGGTTTCAAGACTAAACTTTCATAGAATGATGCCGAGAACGGTTCAAGCGTTGCAGGATCTCGAAGCAGTGGAGATGCTGGGCTACACGAAAGTGGCCGACAACACGTATCCAAATTTGGTGCCCGTTTTGAGCGGTTTGACCGATGACGAGCTGCACGACTTGTGTTGGCAAACCAAGGACAAAACGTTCGACGAATGTCCGTTCATCTGGAAGAACTACAGCGCGGCTGGTTACCGTACGGTTTTCGGTGAGGACGCGTGCGCCATGACGACATTCAATTATTTGAAACCTGGCTTTCGCGAACCGCCGACGGACTATTATTTGAGACCGTTTTGCATCGCCTCGGAGAAAGATATCGGCAACACGCACAAGCTGAACGCGAACCTCTGCGTGGGAAATAGAAAAACGTTTGACAATTTGTTGGACTACACGCGAAAGACGGCCTCGCAATTCGCCGATGACCCATACTTCGCTTTGTTCTGGCAATCCAGTTTGACCCACGATTTCTTCAACTATCCGCAGTTAGGCGACGAGTCCTACTACAACTTCATCGCTCACTTGTCCAGCCAACAGCTACTGAACCACACGGCGCTGGTGGTGATGAGCGATCACGGTATGAGATGGGGCAGCTTCCGCGAAACGTACCAAGGCAGGATGGAGGATAGTCTTCCGTTTGTGTTCATGGTGTTGCCAGCCTGGTGGAGGGACAAGTACCAAGTGGCCTGGGCCAACCTACGAAAAAATACACGCAGCTTAACGACGGCTTTCGACTTACACGAGACCCTGTTGGACCTGTTGGAGTCGAAACATCTGGAAGAAGGAAATGTAAAAAGTCGATTGAAGCTGTTGTCGAACGACAAAACCTTACCTCGCGGGATCAGCTGGTTCCTGCCGATTCCTGACTATCGGACATGCGCAATGGCGGGCATAGCCAGTCACTGGTGCATGTGTCACAATAGCCACGACGTTCCTTTGAATGACGAGCATCTACGGGACAAAGCTGTTTTTCTTGTCGCTGAACTGAATGGAATGTTGAAGAAGTTCGTGCAATGTGCGATTCTGAAACTGAAGGAGATTAGAGCCGCGAAAGCGTGGCAGAACAAAAGCGACAATTCCGATCTCGTGGACTATACGATTACCATTCAAACGGAACCCGGCAACGCGATATTCGAAGGTACGGTACGGTACAGGGAAAAAGATAAGATTAAAAAATTGGTGGGGTCAGTTAGTAGATTAAATGCGTACGGGAAACAAAGCGCTTGCGTTGACGAGTTCAACATGAGGTTATATTGCTACTGCCTGTAA
- the LOC143343961 gene encoding uncharacterized protein LOC143343961 isoform X3 has translation MYLIIANTYTSDQYREMWFGNMVNDTLSENYVELKPFFTPVANSGFLVWNRGCRIPAMDPFDPAIKQFIQKEEPIVCKNGDYLPLVDSNDTAVFVNPEAIHHFYNNSKEINCCWRPFWRLKNNDNVVAFSNNCYNFENSATIKTEFVKIECSRDNEVIYKDYHAFLPRFRSVEQKYEKTRTAGSKSDHLSLLIVGLDSVSRLNFHRMMPRTVQALQDLEAVEMLGYTKVADNTYPNLVPVLSGLTDDELHDLCWQTKDKTFDECPFIWKNYSAAGYRTVFGEDACAMTTFNYLKPGFREPPTDYYLRPFCIASEKDIGNTHKLNANLCVGNRKTFDNLLDYTRKTASQFADDPYFALFWQSSLTHDFFNYPQLGDESYYNFIAHLSSQQLLNHTALVVMSDHGMRWGSFRETYQGRMEDSLPFVFMVLPAWWRDKYQVAWANLRKNTRSLTTAFDLHETLLDLLESKHLEEGNVKSRLKLLSNDKTLPRGISWFLPIPDYRTCAMAGIASHWCMCHNSHDVPLNDEHLRDKAVFLVAELNGMLKKFVQCAILKLKEIRAAKAWQNKSDNSDLVDYTITIQTEPGNAIFEGTVRYREKDKIKKLVGSVSRLNAYGKQSACVDEFNMRLYCYCL, from the exons ATGTACCTGATCATCGCGAACACGTATACCTCGGATCAATACCGGGAAATGTGGTTTGGAAATATGGTCAACGACACTCTGTCGG aAAATTACGTGGAACTAAAGCCTTTCTTCACGCCCGTAGCCAATTCTGGCTTCTTAGTATGGAACAGGGGTTGTCGAATTCCGGCGATGGACCCTTTTGATCCAGCAATCAAGCAGTTCATTCAAAAGGAGGAGCCCATCGTTTGCAAGAACGGAGATTATCTACCGCTGGTCGATTCGAACGACACGGCAGTGTTCGTAAATCCAGAGGCGATACACCATTTTTACAACAATTCGAAGGAAATCAACTGCTGTTGGCGTCCTTTCTGGCGATTAAAAAACAACGATAATGTTGTTGC GTTCAGCAACAATTGCTACAACTTCGAGAACTCTGCTACCATCAAGACCGAGTTCGTGAAAATCGAATGTTCGCGCGACAACGAAGTAATATACAAGGACTATCACGCGTTCCTGCCTCGTTTCCGCTCGGTGGaacagaaatatgagaaaacgAGGACTGCCGGCTCCAAGTCCGATCACCTCAGTTTGCTGATAGTCGGCCTCGACTCGGTTTCAAGACTAAACTTTCATAGAATGATGCCGAGAACGGTTCAAGCGTTGCAGGATCTCGAAGCAGTGGAGATGCTGGGCTACACGAAAGTGGCCGACAACACGTATCCAAATTTGGTGCCCGTTTTGAGCGGTTTGACCGATGACGAGCTGCACGACTTGTGTTGGCAAACCAAGGACAAAACGTTCGACGAATGTCCGTTCATCTGGAAGAACTACAGCGCGGCTGGTTACCGTACGGTTTTCGGTGAGGACGCGTGCGCCATGACGACATTCAATTATTTGAAACCTGGCTTTCGCGAACCGCCGACGGACTATTATTTGAGACCGTTTTGCATCGCCTCGGAGAAAGATATCGGCAACACGCACAAGCTGAACGCGAACCTCTGCGTGGGAAATAGAAAAACGTTTGACAATTTGTTGGACTACACGCGAAAGACGGCCTCGCAATTCGCCGATGACCCATACTTCGCTTTGTTCTGGCAATCCAGTTTGACCCACGATTTCTTCAACTATCCGCAGTTAGGCGACGAGTCCTACTACAACTTCATCGCTCACTTGTCCAGCCAACAGCTACTGAACCACACGGCGCTGGTGGTGATGAGCGATCACGGTATGAGATGGGGCAGCTTCCGCGAAACGTACCAAGGCAGGATGGAGGATAGTCTTCCGTTTGTGTTCATGGTGTTGCCAGCCTGGTGGAGGGACAAGTACCAAGTGGCCTGGGCCAACCTACGAAAAAATACACGCAGCTTAACGACGGCTTTCGACTTACACGAGACCCTGTTGGACCTGTTGGAGTCGAAACATCTGGAAGAAGGAAATGTAAAAAGTCGATTGAAGCTGTTGTCGAACGACAAAACCTTACCTCGCGGGATCAGCTGGTTCCTGCCGATTCCTGACTATCGGACATGCGCAATGGCGGGCATAGCCAGTCACTGGTGCATGTGTCACAATAGCCACGACGTTCCTTTGAATGACGAGCATCTACGGGACAAAGCTGTTTTTCTTGTCGCTGAACTGAATGGAATGTTGAAGAAGTTCGTGCAATGTGCGATTCTGAAACTGAAGGAGATTAGAGCCGCGAAAGCGTGGCAGAACAAAAGCGACAATTCCGATCTCGTGGACTATACGATTACCATTCAAACGGAACCCGGCAACGCGATATTCGAAGGTACGGTACGGTACAGGGAAAAAGATAAGATTAAAAAATTGGTGGGGTCAGTTAGTAGATTAAATGCGTACGGGAAACAAAGCGCTTGCGTTGACGAGTTCAACATGAGGTTATATTGCTACTGCCTGTAA
- the LOC143343961 gene encoding uncharacterized protein LOC143343961 isoform X4, translating into MDPFDPAIKQFIQKEEPIVCKNGDYLPLVDSNDTAVFVNPEAIHHFYNNSKEINCCWRPFWRLKNNDNVVAFSNNCYNFENSATIKTEFVKIECSRDNEVIYKDYHAFLPRFRSVEQKYEKTRTAGSKSDHLSLLIVGLDSVSRLNFHRMMPRTVQALQDLEAVEMLGYTKVADNTYPNLVPVLSGLTDDELHDLCWQTKDKTFDECPFIWKNYSAAGYRTVFGEDACAMTTFNYLKPGFREPPTDYYLRPFCIASEKDIGNTHKLNANLCVGNRKTFDNLLDYTRKTASQFADDPYFALFWQSSLTHDFFNYPQLGDESYYNFIAHLSSQQLLNHTALVVMSDHGMRWGSFRETYQGRMEDSLPFVFMVLPAWWRDKYQVAWANLRKNTRSLTTAFDLHETLLDLLESKHLEEGNVKSRLKLLSNDKTLPRGISWFLPIPDYRTCAMAGIASHWCMCHNSHDVPLNDEHLRDKAVFLVAELNGMLKKFVQCAILKLKEIRAAKAWQNKSDNSDLVDYTITIQTEPGNAIFEGTVRYREKDKIKKLVGSVSRLNAYGKQSACVDEFNMRLYCYCL; encoded by the exons ATGGACCCTTTTGATCCAGCAATCAAGCAGTTCATTCAAAAGGAGGAGCCCATCGTTTGCAAGAACGGAGATTATCTACCGCTGGTCGATTCGAACGACACGGCAGTGTTCGTAAATCCAGAGGCGATACACCATTTTTACAACAATTCGAAGGAAATCAACTGCTGTTGGCGTCCTTTCTGGCGATTAAAAAACAACGATAATGTTGTTGC GTTCAGCAACAATTGCTACAACTTCGAGAACTCTGCTACCATCAAGACCGAGTTCGTGAAAATCGAATGTTCGCGCGACAACGAAGTAATATACAAGGACTATCACGCGTTCCTGCCTCGTTTCCGCTCGGTGGaacagaaatatgagaaaacgAGGACTGCCGGCTCCAAGTCCGATCACCTCAGTTTGCTGATAGTCGGCCTCGACTCGGTTTCAAGACTAAACTTTCATAGAATGATGCCGAGAACGGTTCAAGCGTTGCAGGATCTCGAAGCAGTGGAGATGCTGGGCTACACGAAAGTGGCCGACAACACGTATCCAAATTTGGTGCCCGTTTTGAGCGGTTTGACCGATGACGAGCTGCACGACTTGTGTTGGCAAACCAAGGACAAAACGTTCGACGAATGTCCGTTCATCTGGAAGAACTACAGCGCGGCTGGTTACCGTACGGTTTTCGGTGAGGACGCGTGCGCCATGACGACATTCAATTATTTGAAACCTGGCTTTCGCGAACCGCCGACGGACTATTATTTGAGACCGTTTTGCATCGCCTCGGAGAAAGATATCGGCAACACGCACAAGCTGAACGCGAACCTCTGCGTGGGAAATAGAAAAACGTTTGACAATTTGTTGGACTACACGCGAAAGACGGCCTCGCAATTCGCCGATGACCCATACTTCGCTTTGTTCTGGCAATCCAGTTTGACCCACGATTTCTTCAACTATCCGCAGTTAGGCGACGAGTCCTACTACAACTTCATCGCTCACTTGTCCAGCCAACAGCTACTGAACCACACGGCGCTGGTGGTGATGAGCGATCACGGTATGAGATGGGGCAGCTTCCGCGAAACGTACCAAGGCAGGATGGAGGATAGTCTTCCGTTTGTGTTCATGGTGTTGCCAGCCTGGTGGAGGGACAAGTACCAAGTGGCCTGGGCCAACCTACGAAAAAATACACGCAGCTTAACGACGGCTTTCGACTTACACGAGACCCTGTTGGACCTGTTGGAGTCGAAACATCTGGAAGAAGGAAATGTAAAAAGTCGATTGAAGCTGTTGTCGAACGACAAAACCTTACCTCGCGGGATCAGCTGGTTCCTGCCGATTCCTGACTATCGGACATGCGCAATGGCGGGCATAGCCAGTCACTGGTGCATGTGTCACAATAGCCACGACGTTCCTTTGAATGACGAGCATCTACGGGACAAAGCTGTTTTTCTTGTCGCTGAACTGAATGGAATGTTGAAGAAGTTCGTGCAATGTGCGATTCTGAAACTGAAGGAGATTAGAGCCGCGAAAGCGTGGCAGAACAAAAGCGACAATTCCGATCTCGTGGACTATACGATTACCATTCAAACGGAACCCGGCAACGCGATATTCGAAGGTACGGTACGGTACAGGGAAAAAGATAAGATTAAAAAATTGGTGGGGTCAGTTAGTAGATTAAATGCGTACGGGAAACAAAGCGCTTGCGTTGACGAGTTCAACATGAGGTTATATTGCTACTGCCTGTAA
- the Shv gene encoding dnaJ heat shock protein family member shriveled, whose amino-acid sequence MFVVPSARMAAIKLILSLFINLTVYVLLTVAGRDFYAILGIPPTASQHAIKKAYRKLAKELHPDKNKDDPSASQKFQDLGAAYEVLSDNEKREMYDRCGEECLKRDGMMNNADPFASFFGDFSFHFGGESQQQHETPKGSNIIMDLMVTLEELYSGNFIEITRNKPVMKPAKGTRKCNCRQELVTRNLGNGRFQMMHQSVCSVCANVEFVTEERVLEVEVEAGMVDGQETKFIAEGEPHLDGDPGDLILKIRTQPHPIFERIGDDLYTNVTISMQDALIGFKMDIEHLDGHKVNIQRDKITKPGTRIRKKGEGMPNYDNNNLHGTLHITFNVAFPDTEFTNTQKEEIKNLLQQDSINRIYNGIRRI is encoded by the exons ATGTTTGTTGTACCGTCTGCTAGAATGGCagcgataaaattaattttgtcttTGTTCATAAATTTAACAGTGTATGTTTTACTAACTGTGGCAGG AAGGGACTTTTATGCCATCCTAGGCATACCACCAACAGCGAGCCAGCATGCAATAAAAAAAGCATATAGAAAACTGGCAAAGGAACTACATCCTGATAAAAATAAAGATGACCCAAGTGCTTCACAAAAATTCCAAGATTTAGGTGCAGCTTACGAAGTTCTTTCAGATAATGAGAAAAGAGAAATGTATGATAGATGCGGAGAAGAATGTCTTAAAAGAGACGGCATGATGAATAATGCAGATCCGTTTGCCAGTTTCTTTGGAGATTTTAGTTTTCATTTTGGTGGAGAGTCTCAACAACAGCATGAAACACCCAAAGGCTCGAATATTATAATGGATTTAATGGTCACCTTAGAAGAATTATACAGTGGAAATTTCATAGAG ATCACAAGAAATAAACCAGTCATGAAACCAGCTAAAGGAACAAGGAAATGTAATTGTAGACAAGAATTGGTTACTCGCAATTTAGGAAATGGAAGATTTCAAATGATGCACCAATCTGTGTGTTCAGTGTGTGCAAATGTTGAATTCGTTACTGAAGAACGGGTATTAGAGGTTGAAGTGGAGGCTGGTATGGTAGATGGGCAAGAAACAAAATTTATAGCAGAAGGTGAACCGCATTTGGATGGAGATCCCGGAGATCTAATTTTGAAAATACGAACGCAGCCGCATCCAATTTTCGAAAGAATTGGTGACGACCTCTATACAAATGTTACTATATCTATGCAGGATGCCCTGATAGGCTTTAAAATGGACATAGAACATTTAGATGGCCACAAAGTAAATATTCAGAGGGACAAAATCACAAAACCGGGAACTCGTATTCGAAAGAAAGGAGAAGGAATGCCTAACTATGATAATAATAATCTCCATGGTACTCTACATATCACGTTTAACGTTGCATTCCCTGATACAGAATTTACGAATACGCAAAAAGAAG AAATAAAAAACCTATTACAACAGGATtcgataaatcgaatttataacGGAATAAGGAGAATCTAG